From the genome of Methylocystis heyeri:
GGATTGTTGACCCGCCCCTCCACCGTGGCGTTGCGGTCGCCGATGTAACGCTCGCGCACCAGCACGCTCGGGAGATATTTGAAGGTCTCCGCGGTGGTCATGACATTGACGGTCTTTTCTATCTCCTCTCGCGTCGCCGAACTGACGTCGGCGACATGGGCGACGCTTTCCGGCAGGTAGGAGCCGCTGAACGGCTTGCCGGTGTGGCCGAGGCTGTCGGCCTGCCCCGGAGCGGAGGGCGGCGGAGCGGCGCCCACGACCGGAGCCGGCGGCGGAGCGGCCGCGCCGACGTCGATGGTCGGCAGCGCCTCCTGGGCGTGAGAGGGAACGACGAAAGACAAGGCGAGCGCGACAGCGGAAGCGCTGCGCAGAAGACAAGTGCGGTGCATTACGGAAACTCCCCGCGCCGCGTGCAAGGCGGCGCCCCCATAAGGCCGTCAGGCCCGCGCGCGCTCGAGCGCACCGCCGCGAGAGCCGACAAGGCCCCCGCGATGAAAATGCGCTACAGCAGTTTGATGATGCGCGATTATCCCGCTCTGACGATTGCGCTCGAGCAGAAACCGCGCAAAGCGCGCCGCGGCCGTTCGGACCCCGGATTTTTTCTTTTGATTGGATGATCGGATCGGACCCCGCGAGAATGCGCCGCTCTCGTCGCGCCTTGCGGAATGCATTCCAGGCGGACGCGGTTCTGGTCGCTGAACGATTCCGTTCGGCGGAACCGGCGCCGGGCGTGCGGCTCGGCGTATCTCAGGGGAAGATTGGGCTCAGGCGAGGGCCGGCGGCGCTCTCGGCTGATGCGCACGGGCGCTGGACGGAGAAGAAGGCGCCAGCGATTGCGGCGGCGGGCCCAGCGTGACTGCGGCGCGTTCGCCGAGAACATGGGCGACGGCGGCAAAGGTGAAAGCGGTGAGGAGGCTCGCCGCGCAGAACGGGCACGACAGGCAATCGTGCTTGTGCTCGCCTGAGGTATTGCCCTGGTCGCCGCTGTGATTGACGCAATGCTGCGCAACCGCGGCGCCATCCATGGGCGTCATCGGTCCGGAGACAGAAGCTCCGCCAGCCGCGGTCTGAACGACCAGCGCCAGCACTAGGAACCACGTCCTGAACCAGAAACCACGCATCAGCGTAAGAGCCCATCCACGAAGCAAAAAAACCTAGCGGCTTAGCTCGGCTGTTGCAATCGCTGGGACGGGCTCTCTTCACTTTTCGCTAGCATGTGTCCCGCCGGCCACATCGGCCGCGCGACGGTCGCGGCGGCCTCAGGGCTGCGGACGCGGGGTGGTCGCCACCATGGGAGGCATGTGAGGCAGCGTCACCTCGGGCTGACGCCCCGTGAGCGATTTCAGGAAATCGGCGATCTTGCCGGATTCCTCGTCGCTGAGCTGAACCCCGAGCTGGGCGTCCGCCATCACTTCGACGGCCTTTTTCAGATCCCAGACCCGCCCGCTGTGGAAATAGGGCGGGTTCAGCTCGACATTGCGCAGCTCCTGCACGCGGAACACGTATTTATCGGCCAGATTCTTGGTGATCGCGTAACGGCCCCAGTCGTCGGTCGGGAGAATTTCCGGCCCCGGATTGTGAACGACGCCAAAACGTTCGAAGCTCGCGCCGCCGAGATTGACCCCGTTGTGGCAGCCCGAGCAGCCCTTATCCACGAAGAGCTTGAGCCCCGCCTTCTGGGATTCGCCGAGCGCGGCGTCGTCGCCCTTGAGCCAAAGATCGAAAGGCGCGCCCGGGGTGATCAGGGTCGTCTCGAACACGGCGATGGCGCGGGCGGCATTG
Proteins encoded in this window:
- a CDS encoding DUF2946 family protein gives rise to the protein MRGFWFRTWFLVLALVVQTAAGGASVSGPMTPMDGAAVAQHCVNHSGDQGNTSGEHKHDCLSCPFCAASLLTAFTFAAVAHVLGERAAVTLGPPPQSLAPSSPSSARAHQPRAPPALA